From Anopheles darlingi chromosome 2, idAnoDarlMG_H_01, whole genome shotgun sequence, the proteins below share one genomic window:
- the LOC125949432 gene encoding uncharacterized protein LOC125949432, translated as MPDWRERDDSDRGYGGGGGDSYGSYDRERRDYRSDRGGYDRNGGGGGYRSGGGSSGYGGRRDDDGGYRGGGGGYRGSGGAGGAGGGSRGPPRIDPATAKTEVFEVEADKVKFIIGRGGNKIREIQDRCRVSVQIDKARNENGANNVSVMGDQLNIDRARDMINTIINDDRRDREDDRRRDGGGY; from the exons ATGCCAGACTGGCGCGAACGTGACGATTCGGACCGCGGctatggcggtggcggtggtgatagCTATGGCAGCTACGACCGCGAGCGTCGCGATTACCGCAGTGACCGCGGTGGATACGACCgaaatggtggcggcggaggaTACCGTTcgggcggtggcagcagcgggTACGGTGGACGacgtgacgatgacggtggctatcgcggaggcggtggcggttaCCGTGGCAGCGGCGGTGCTGGCGGCGCAGGTGGTGGCAGCCGCGGCCCGCCCAGGATTGACCCGGCTACGGCCAAGACCGAGGTGTTCGAGGTCGAGGCGGACAAGGTGAAGTTTATTATTGGCCGCGGCGGTAACAAGATCCGCGAAATCCAGGACCGTTGCCGTGTGTCGGTGCAGATTG ACAAGGCTCGCAACGAGAATGGCGCCAATAATGTATCGGTGATGGGCGATCAGCTTAACATTGATCGTGCTCGTGACATGATCAACACGATCATCAACGATGACCGGCGGGACCGTGAGGACGATCGGCGTCGTGACGGTGGTGGCTACTAA